The Terriglobia bacterium genome contains the following window.
CATACAACTCTTCACGCGCGAATTGCAGCGCAATGGAACATTCAGCATCGCGAACTGCGAGAATAATCCGCTCGCATGCAAGTCTGCTCTCAAGACATTTCCTGCCGACGTTCTTCTTTGGGCGCAGAGTTCACAATGTGAGATCAATCAAGTGTTCTCGGGAATGCGGGAAGTGTTATCGTCCCGTTCGTCTGTCCGTGGTGTGGCATTGTTGGAGGCGTGGTCGGACGACTCCGTCGTTCGCGCTTTTCGTGTCGGTGTGCGCGGCCTCTTCTCCCTGGAGCAAGCATCTCTTCCGGAACTTCGAAAATGCATCCTGTGCGTTTTTCGCAACCAGGTGTGGGCGACCAATGAGCAGATTCTGCTCTTGCTCGAGACGTTCAAGGGATCATCTCTGGTGCAGATCGCGAACGCAAAGGGAGAAGGCTTGCTTACCCCGCGACAGAGACAACTGGTGCAACTGGTGGCCGAAGGAATGGGAAATCGCGAAGTTGCGCAAAACATGAACATCACTGAGAACACCGTCAAGAAATCGCTTCTGCGGATCTTCGACAAGGTGGGAGTCTCCAATCGGGTTGAACTCGTGTTATCTGCTTTAGCCTCCAGAAACCTGGACTCCGAAAAAGAAGCAGCTAAAGCAACAGGCAAGTCCCCGGTGAGTGCTGGCCAGTTCAGTGAGAATCGCGAAGATGAACTGGCATGACGCCGTGACAATCTAGTCCCTTCTGCGGGTGTGACCATCGCGTCGTGAACTCATTGAGCCGGAAAATAGAAATGCCCCTGTGTTGGTACAGGGGCATTTAAATCAATTGCTCTTTTCTATTGGCGGTGCAGCCGAGGTGATCCGCGGTTCATGCTATCCGATGCAGGTCCCCTCCGCTCCATGGCCCGCCAAGTGTGCAGGTTGCAGCCGGCGGCCTCGATAATCCGAGTCTTTGAATATCGCCGTGCAGACGCGCCGGCTCTGACAGTTCTGATGCTCTGCGGACCGACGCGCCTGCAACGGGGGGAGAACAGAGTGGGGTGGTTGTGGCCGCTAACAAGATGTGCGGCGAATAAACACTACTAGAAGCAATGTGAGGGTTAGGTTATACGGATTAGTCTGCCGCTAGAAAATTCGTGCACATTTCTGCGTAGTTCCTACACTTGAAAATTCTTCCAGACAGTTCTAAATGCCTCAACCTAAGGCTCAAAACAAATGGCACCCGAGTTGCTCTTCTGCTGGCTTCACCAAAGGTTGGGGCCTGACGTAAAGCAATTCCGAGGTGTTGCAATATTCAACAACACGATCGTCTGTGAACCTCCGCCGGAGCGTCATTACCCTAGGGGTATCTGTTCTCTCTATCGAATGCCGCTGAGAATACAAGCTAAACCCAATTAATTGCGATTAACCCAATTGCCGGAAGTGTCACATCGCAATCGGCCCAAAGGATCAGACTCTATTTGCCCGGTTGAGGTTCCCCCGATGAAAGACCTGGGTCCACGGTGTCTCGGAAACTATTTTTGGGTAGTTGTTCTGGTAGCAATCACTGCGGCGAGTTTCCCGAAGTTGCAGGCAGCAACTGGATCCTCGTCACCAACATCTGCGCTGCAGATCTCGGTTACTCCCTCGTCCATGAATTTTGGAAGTGTTGTGGTAGGGAGTACGAGCACTCAGGCCGCGAGCATTACGAACAGCAGTAATACAACTGTGACCATGACGAAAATCAGCGTCCCGCAGGGGTTCACGGTGTCGGGCTTGGCCATGTCCAACTCGCTCGCCCCGGGGCAGTCGCTCGCTTTTTCTGTAGTCTTTGCCCCGTCCGCAACCGGAACAGTTTCAGGTTCGGTCTCGATCACGGCATCGTCTAGCTCAAAGAGGGGCGGCAAGAAGAATTCGGCCTCGACGTCGATTGCGGTCAGTGGAACCGGTGTGGCTCAGGGAACGTTGGCTCCATCGCCAACGAGCGTGAATTTCGGTTCGGTGACAACGTCGACCACGTCTGCCCAGTCTGTGCAGGTTACAAACTCAGGCGGATCTACAACGACGATCAATCAAGTCGCCACCAGCGGGACAGGTTTCTCCGTAGGCGCCGTCGCTCTTCCTCTCAATCTGGGGCCGGGCCAGTCGACCACGTTTAGCGTCAAATTCAGTCCCACGTCCACAGGAACCACCACCGGCAGCCTCAACATCAACAGTAACGCATCCGATCCAAGCCTCAGTGTCGGACTTACTGGCTCTGGCGTCTCCTCCGCAACGTTGAGCGCATCTCCTTCGAGCGTTGATTTCGGCTCGGTGACAACCTCGACAACCGCAACCAAAACAGTCCAGATTACCAACGCGGGAGGCTCGAGCGGCACGATCAGCCAGGTCAGTGTGACCGGCACCGGATTTGCAGTTACACAACCCACCCTGCCGCTGACGCTGGCGGCGGGACAGTCGACATCACTGAGTGTCACTTTCAGCCCCACTGCAACCGGCACGGCAACCGGTAATCTCACCGTCAACAGCAATGCATCGAATCCGAGTCTCAGTGTTGGCCTTACCGGCTCGGGAGTCTCTCCTG
Protein-coding sequences here:
- a CDS encoding choice-of-anchor D domain-containing protein: MNFGSVVVGSTSTQAASITNSSNTTVTMTKISVPQGFTVSGLAMSNSLAPGQSLAFSVVFAPSATGTVSGSVSITASSSSKRGGKKNSASTSIAVSGTGVAQGTLAPSPTSVNFGSVTTSTTSAQSVQVTNSGGSTTTINQVATSGTGFSVGAVALPLNLGPGQSTTFSVKFSPTSTGTTTGSLNINSNASDPSLSVGLTGSGVSSATLSASPSSVDFGSVTTSTTATKTVQITNAGGSSGTISQVSVTGTGFAVTQPTLPLTLAAGQSTSLSVTFSPTATGTATGNLTVNSNASNPSLSVGLTGSGVSPAALTVSPTSVTFGNVQVGTTQTQSAYVSNTGGSSASISQVAVTGSGFSVSGLNTPFTLSAGQSATFSISFAPTVTGTSTGSVTLSSTVSVPPIALSGSGTSAGQLSASPTSLSFGSVVVGTSGTQSASLTASGASVTVSSASSTDSEFTLSGIAFPITIAAGQTVPFSVVFAPTATGTASANLTFTTSVSTSSAIALSGSGAAPPQHLVTLSWAADTSTVAGYNVYRGTTSGGPYTQIYSLDANTTYTDSTVQSGSTYYYVVTAVGTSGAESGYSNQVQAVVPSP
- a CDS encoding response regulator transcription factor gives rise to the protein MDEPNLERPLSEKYIIAKKKLRQSVARGKIWAIRLRTSSPVVPYRVTLASRLRLQDSRSHCKQENQRSQYGEDTVWPMNGHANPDERISVLIADSNLIRIQLFTRELQRNGTFSIANCENNPLACKSALKTFPADVLLWAQSSQCEINQVFSGMREVLSSRSSVRGVALLEAWSDDSVVRAFRVGVRGLFSLEQASLPELRKCILCVFRNQVWATNEQILLLLETFKGSSLVQIANAKGEGLLTPRQRQLVQLVAEGMGNREVAQNMNITENTVKKSLLRIFDKVGVSNRVELVLSALASRNLDSEKEAAKATGKSPVSAGQFSENREDELA